In the Fusobacterium varium genome, one interval contains:
- a CDS encoding prepilin-type N-terminal cleavage/methylation domain-containing protein produces the protein MKKDDGFTYIEIVVSITIFLIAIIPAMEFNRLILEIDRKYYSIEKGMKNIELVEKTIRSKGYKKLNNYVGEYRYEFLEDSYFINGNGVLENIEVPFLGKKGEKIFVKIERLDNRSIVEEKDILCLKVEYETLYKKLEITKLITDIEEYYE, from the coding sequence ATGAAAAAAGACGATGGATTTACATATATTGAAATAGTTGTCTCTATAACTATTTTTCTTATAGCAATAATACCTGCTATGGAATTTAATAGATTAATATTAGAGATAGATAGAAAATATTATTCTATTGAAAAAGGGATGAAAAATATAGAACTGGTAGAGAAAACTATTAGGAGCAAAGGATATAAAAAACTTAATAACTATGTAGGAGAATATAGATATGAATTTCTAGAAGATAGTTATTTTATAAATGGAAATGGAGTTTTAGAAAATATTGAAGTTCCATTTTTAGGGAAAAAAGGGGAGAAAATTTTTGTAAAAATAGAGAGACTGGATAATAGATCTATTGTTGAGGAGAAAGATATTTTATGTTTAAAAGTAGAGTATGAAACTTTATATAAAAAACTTGAAATAACAAAATTAATAACAGATATAGAGGAGTATTATGAATAA
- a CDS encoding prepilin peptidase, translating to MMEILLFILTLLIMKIDLKKLYIPNILNFLFLIGVIVYKGNDIENSVIGAGIYPLPLIILYGYVSDLLKKEVVGFGDIKFMISTGYLLGYTDFYDLYFFYLLSFLIGGVYGVFILIKNRDREMQMPFSPFLILALYIVLWKRL from the coding sequence ATAATGGAAATACTATTGTTTATTTTAACACTATTAATAATGAAAATAGATTTAAAAAAATTATATATTCCTAATATATTAAACTTTTTATTTTTAATAGGAGTAATAGTTTACAAGGGAAATGATATTGAAAATAGTGTAATAGGAGCAGGGATATATCCCCTGCCTCTTATTATATTGTATGGATATGTTTCAGATCTTTTAAAAAAAGAGGTTGTTGGCTTTGGTGATATAAAATTTATGATTAGTACAGGATATTTATTGGGATATACAGATTTTTATGACCTGTATTTTTTTTATCTTTTATCTTTTTTAATAGGTGGAGTATACGGAGTTTTTATTTTGATAAAAAATAGAGATAGAGAAATGCAGATGCCTTTCTCACCATTTTTAATTTTAGCTCTTTATATAGTGTTATGGAAAAGATTATGA
- a CDS encoding prepilin-type N-terminal cleavage/methylation domain-containing protein, which yields MKNGGFSLIEMVIAVALVGVLSTLVVPKVREQLAKGKDAKAVATLTALRTASELYYVENEKSALEEAESEESIKKAMENLLPYLDSKAEAELKDGKVEIGGSKAGENEEEVKKAEIKYGGEVTFTFTNPETTSKVKGDGVYIWFKPLGDVGPYDTTGKKKWVEY from the coding sequence ATGAAAAATGGTGGATTTTCATTGATTGAAATGGTTATTGCAGTTGCATTGGTAGGAGTTTTATCTACATTGGTTGTTCCTAAAGTTAGAGAACAATTAGCTAAGGGAAAGGATGCTAAAGCAGTAGCTACATTGACAGCTTTAAGAACTGCTTCAGAGTTATATTATGTAGAAAATGAAAAATCAGCTTTAGAAGAGGCAGAAAGTGAAGAGAGTATAAAAAAAGCTATGGAAAATCTATTACCTTATTTAGATTCTAAAGCAGAAGCTGAATTAAAAGATGGTAAAGTTGAAATTGGAGGAAGTAAGGCTGGAGAAAATGAAGAAGAGGTTAAAAAAGCAGAGATAAAATATGGAGGAGAGGTAACTTTTACATTTACAAATCCAGAGACAACTTCAAAAGTTAAAGGAGATGGGGTATATATATGGTTTAAGCCTCTAGGAGATGTAGGACCATATGATACAACAGGAAAGAAAAAATGGGTGGAGTATTAG